The Phycisphaerales bacterium genome includes a region encoding these proteins:
- the aqpZ gene encoding aquaporin Z: MSQGKRLVAEFLGTFWLVFGGCGSAVLAAKFLAQEGATPLNLGIGLVGVSLAFGLTVLTMAYAIGHISGCHLNPAVSVGLLFGGRFSAKDLPGYVIAQLLGAVAAAGVLYVIASGQPSFVIHPDSAGAFATNGYAERSPGGYNLWACLVAEVVLTYFFLLVILGSTDKRAPAGFAPLAIGLALTLIHLISIPVTNTSVNPARSTGPALFVGVAALNQLWLFWVAPLVGAALAGITYRLLAPADER; encoded by the coding sequence ATGTCACAGGGTAAACGGCTGGTAGCGGAATTCCTCGGGACGTTCTGGCTGGTGTTCGGCGGCTGCGGCAGTGCCGTGCTCGCGGCGAAGTTTCTTGCGCAGGAAGGTGCCACCCCCCTCAACCTGGGGATCGGGCTGGTGGGAGTCTCGCTGGCGTTCGGCCTGACTGTGCTCACCATGGCCTATGCCATCGGGCACATCTCGGGCTGCCACCTCAACCCGGCCGTGTCGGTGGGACTGCTCTTCGGGGGACGTTTCTCCGCGAAGGATCTGCCCGGCTACGTCATCGCACAATTACTCGGGGCGGTCGCGGCGGCGGGTGTGCTCTATGTGATTGCCAGCGGACAGCCGAGCTTCGTCATCCACCCTGATTCCGCGGGCGCCTTCGCCACCAACGGCTACGCGGAGCGCTCCCCGGGCGGGTACAACCTGTGGGCGTGTCTTGTCGCCGAGGTTGTGCTGACGTACTTCTTCCTCCTCGTCATCCTGGGATCGACGGACAAGCGGGCGCCGGCCGGCTTTGCGCCGCTGGCGATCGGCCTCGCCCTGACGCTGATCCACCTGATCAGCATCCCGGTCACGAATACCTCGGTGAACCCGGCCCGCAGCACGGGGCCGGCCCTCTTCGTCGGAGTAGCCGCGTTGAATCAGCTCTGGCTGTTCTGGGTCGCGCCGCTGGTGGGAGCCGCCCTGGCAGGCATTACCTATCGCTTGCTGGCACCAGCGGACGAGCGCTAG
- a CDS encoding radical SAM protein — MKRDGPPRLRINEIFHSVQGEGTRAGLRCVFIRLTGCHLRCTWCDTAYAFYEGGWMSLDAIRARVREFGCPVVEVTGGEPLLQPAVFPLLTQLCEEYPTVLLETSGAVSIAQVDPRVIRILDIKCPGSGEAARNCWPNIALLTPRDELKFVLADRADYEWARDVVHTHGLTAKCPVLFAPVHGRLEPLTLTDWVLADRLDVRLGLQLHKYIWPPETRGV, encoded by the coding sequence ATGAAGCGCGACGGACCGCCGCGGCTGCGGATCAACGAGATCTTCCATTCGGTCCAGGGCGAGGGTACCCGTGCCGGCCTGCGCTGCGTCTTTATACGGCTCACCGGCTGCCACCTGCGGTGCACCTGGTGTGACACTGCCTACGCCTTCTACGAGGGCGGCTGGATGTCACTCGACGCGATCCGTGCACGGGTGCGAGAATTCGGCTGCCCGGTGGTTGAGGTCACCGGTGGGGAACCGTTGCTGCAACCAGCCGTTTTTCCCCTGCTCACGCAACTCTGCGAGGAGTACCCGACCGTGCTCCTTGAAACCAGCGGCGCGGTCTCCATCGCACAGGTGGATCCACGCGTGATCCGCATCCTTGACATCAAGTGTCCCGGCAGCGGCGAGGCAGCGCGCAACTGCTGGCCGAACATCGCACTGCTCACACCCCGCGATGAGTTGAAGTTCGTGCTCGCAGACCGTGCGGATTACGAATGGGCGCGCGACGTGGTTCACACGCACGGTCTGACGGCGAAATGCCCGGTGCTGTTCGCGCCTGTACATGGGCGACTCGAACCGCTGACCCTCACCGACTGGGTCCTCGCCGACCGGCTGGACGTACGGCTGGGGCTGCAACTGCACAAATACATCTGGCCGCCGGAGACGCGCGGCGTGTAG
- a CDS encoding PEP-CTERM sorting domain-containing protein (PEP-CTERM proteins occur, often in large numbers, in the proteomes of bacteria that also encode an exosortase, a predicted intramembrane cysteine proteinase. The presence of a PEP-CTERM domain at a protein's C-terminus predicts cleavage within the sorting domain, followed by covalent anchoring to some some component of the (usually Gram-negative) cell surface. Many PEP-CTERM proteins exhibit an unusual sequence composition that includes large numbers of potential glycosylation sites. Expression of one such protein has been shown restore the ability of a bacterium to form floc, a type of biofilm.), whose product MSARNLWIISTCALGLTTGALADPFYLLVTQSPPGPANTNPATWGGVLLYDVAGSGGAATPRAGISPAELSDPCGLAHNAAGEIFVSNRHGNNNPGSLSRFTFEPLTGAFTATGVISGNGLYGVHEAAFNPVDGELFAANAAGAVSRFTFDTEGQALPQGTIGAGTMRGVAVSVTGDRLYVSKAGNTIERFDLNSGLPLPTIQVPGASSLHFMAWGPEGDLYVADYYASAVFRYTFDANQEPTLHSMIGGLTGALDVAFSPDGTEMFVAGHGNGIIHRLGYDGVTDGWIPQSQLHTGVSLGGLLVVVPEPATVVLVFALAIAAARRR is encoded by the coding sequence ATGTCGGCGCGAAATCTTTGGATCATCAGCACATGCGCTCTCGGCCTGACGACCGGCGCGCTTGCGGACCCATTCTACCTGCTCGTGACCCAATCCCCTCCGGGGCCTGCCAACACAAATCCGGCGACCTGGGGCGGCGTGCTGCTGTATGACGTGGCCGGAAGCGGCGGCGCAGCCACACCGCGCGCGGGAATCTCTCCGGCGGAGTTAAGCGATCCGTGCGGACTGGCGCACAATGCGGCCGGCGAGATCTTCGTCAGCAATCGACACGGGAACAACAACCCGGGGTCGCTTTCTCGCTTCACATTCGAGCCGCTCACGGGTGCCTTTACCGCAACCGGCGTCATCAGCGGGAACGGCCTCTACGGTGTGCATGAGGCGGCCTTCAATCCGGTCGACGGCGAATTGTTCGCCGCTAATGCGGCTGGCGCGGTGTCACGCTTCACCTTCGATACCGAGGGGCAGGCACTGCCCCAGGGCACGATTGGCGCAGGCACCATGCGCGGCGTGGCCGTCTCGGTCACCGGCGATCGCCTCTACGTCAGCAAGGCCGGCAACACAATCGAGCGCTTCGATCTGAATAGCGGCCTGCCGCTGCCAACCATCCAAGTCCCCGGCGCTTCGTCGCTGCATTTCATGGCGTGGGGGCCGGAAGGCGATCTGTATGTCGCGGATTATTACGCATCGGCCGTGTTCCGTTACACGTTTGACGCGAATCAGGAACCGACGCTGCATTCGATGATCGGTGGCTTGACCGGCGCGCTAGACGTCGCCTTCAGTCCCGACGGAACCGAGATGTTCGTCGCCGGACACGGGAACGGCATCATCCACCGCCTGGGCTACGACGGTGTCACCGACGGCTGGATTCCGCAGAGCCAACTGCATACGGGGGTCTCGCTCGGCGGGCTGCTGGTTGTTGTGCCCGAACCCGCCACTGTTGTACTGGTGTTTGCGCTCGCTATAGCAGCAGCACGCCGTCGCTGA
- the queD gene encoding 6-carboxytetrahydropterin synthase QueD, with product MELTKSFTFEAAHALPTFPVGHKCRRLHGHSFRVEVRVAGTVPAERGYLIDYGEIKAACEPVQQRLDHYCLNEIPGLENPTAENLARYIWDALRPALPQLAAVTVFETCTSACVYRGT from the coding sequence GTGGAGTTGACGAAATCGTTCACGTTCGAAGCGGCCCACGCCCTTCCGACGTTTCCGGTGGGGCACAAGTGCCGCCGCCTGCACGGGCACAGCTTCCGGGTGGAGGTGCGTGTGGCGGGCACGGTCCCCGCGGAGCGCGGCTACCTGATCGATTACGGCGAAATCAAAGCGGCCTGCGAGCCGGTGCAGCAGCGGCTTGATCACTACTGCCTGAACGAGATTCCTGGGCTGGAGAACCCGACGGCGGAGAATCTCGCCCGGTACATCTGGGATGCGCTGCGGCCGGCGCTGCCGCAACTCGCGGCGGTGACGGTTTTCGAGACTTGCACAAGTGCCTGCGTGTATCGGGGCACATAG